The DNA region CGACTGTGGCGGGATCGCGGTCGGCCGGGCCGCGGAGCCAGGAGCCTTTCTCACTGCCGAGGCCCAGCCTGCGAAGAAGCCCCGCAGCCGCCGGTCCGTTGGCGTGCATGGCGAACCCGGCCGCGGCCTTGGCGCGGACGGCCGCCTCGCGGTAGCTGCCGGAGACGGCCTCGACGTTGACGCGTCCGGTTCGCCCGTCGGCGTCCTCGTACTCGATCTGCGCGTCCGGGTAGAGCACCCGGCCGTCTTCGTCGATGGGGAGCCCGAGTTCGCGCGCGATCCGGTGGCGCTCGGTGTCGGCGGCCCGTTTGCCGCGCTTCCGCGCGCCTTCGCTGGCGCGCGCGATCCTGCTCTTGAGTTCGGTGTCGAGGCGGACGCGCCGCACGGCGGCGCCGCTTGCTTCGAGCCGCTTGCGCTCGATCCGGCAGGCGCGGTGGATGGCGGTGTCGTGTGCGGCCTCGGTAGGCCGGACGCGGGCGAGCCGGATCTCCTGCCGGGGATCCATGCCGCGCTCGGCGGCGAGCTTCCGCGCCTCGGCCACGCCCTTGGGGGTGAGCGAGAGAACCTTGAACGGGTTGCCCTTCGGTCCGGTGGCCGCGTGCTCCTCGACCAGACCGTCCCGGATCCAGGCGTTCACGGCGCGCCGGGTGGTGAGCGGATGGCCGCCGAAGTGTACCTCGGCCAAGTCGCGGTAGGAGACCGCGCCGTGGACGCCGATGTCGGTCAGCGCCCCGGCGCACCGGTCGGGGAAGGAGATGGACCCGCCGTCCCGGCCCGCTGCGTGTTCTCGGCGATGGCCGTTCCGCATCCGAGCGCGATGGCTCGCGCGGCTGGGTGGCGCGGCAGAACGGGGGTCCGGTTCGGCCTCGCGGCCGAACATCTCTCTTCCTCTCACGGCTCAGCGGCTCGGCCCGAAGCCGCGCTCGGGGACCGGGATCCTCGGCACGGGGACAACGATCCTCTGCGGTCCCTGCGCGGGCGTCCGGACCGCCGCCACGGCCACGGGGTCGCGGGCGGCGACGCGCTCGCGGTGACGGCCGAGCACGAAGTCGGAGATCTTCTGCGCGTCCGCGGCCGCGCGCCGGATCTCGCGCGGGTCCTCCTCGAGCGCCTGGATCCAGCCCTCGACGTAGGCCGCGCCACGGCTCGGGTCGTGCCCGACACCCACGCGCTCACCGGTCATCATGGCGCTGATCTCGGCCCGCAGCTCCTCGCGGGCGTACTGGGGCGAGCCGAACCCGCCGTCGATCCCCTCGATGAGGGTCTCGCGCTTCATCCGGCTCTCGTGGCCGGTGCTGTGGCCCAGCTCGTGGAGCGCCGTCTGGTAGTAGTGGTTGGCCGACGGGAACTGGCCGCGCTCGGGCAGCACGATCTCGTCGCGCTTCATGTGGTAGTATGCGCGGTCGCCCTGGACGTGGCGGACCGGCACGCCCACGTCCTCCATCACCCGCTCGGCCTCCTGGTGGACCTTCCAGAGCGGCTCGGGCGTCGGGTTGGCGCGCTCGGGCAGCCCGTCGGCCTGCTCGGCGTTGAACACGGTGTACTGGCGCAC from Candidatus Palauibacter scopulicola includes:
- a CDS encoding zincin-like metallopeptidase domain-containing protein, translated to RGTRILSFQDKKRIAVTDAQGKPRRDAEGKKVYRYEKLKAPFVRQYTVFNAEQADGLPERANPTPEPLWKVHQEAERVMEDVGVPVRHVQGDRAYYHMKRDEIVLPERGQFPSANHYYQTALHELGHSTGHESRMKRETLIEGIDGGFGSPQYAREELRAEISAMMTGERVGVGHDPSRGAAYVEGWIQALEEDPREIRRAAADAQKISDFVLGRHRERVAARDPVAVAAVRTPAQGPQRIVVPVPRIPVPERGFGPSR